A single genomic interval of Plantibacter sp. Leaf314 harbors:
- a CDS encoding DUF4307 domain-containing protein — MTPSPRNAAPHAADSQDTAPPSAVLPDAIAARYGRTSRNRARDRRLIWSAAAAFAVVFVAWVVWAGLDGSRPSIESRNTAHEIVDDTLVSVSFEVTGPQDTPMACSVQALNEQFAVVGWKVVELPPSEQRTRNLTELVRTTELSNTGVVDTCWVVEDGS; from the coding sequence GTGACCCCCTCCCCTCGGAACGCCGCCCCGCACGCGGCCGACTCCCAGGACACCGCACCGCCGTCGGCGGTCCTCCCGGACGCCATCGCGGCCCGGTACGGACGCACGTCCCGGAACCGGGCTCGGGACCGCCGCCTGATCTGGTCCGCCGCGGCCGCGTTCGCCGTCGTCTTCGTCGCCTGGGTCGTCTGGGCGGGCCTCGACGGCAGCCGCCCGAGCATCGAGTCGCGCAACACCGCGCACGAGATCGTCGACGACACCCTCGTCAGCGTCTCCTTCGAGGTGACCGGCCCGCAGGACACCCCGATGGCCTGCTCGGTGCAGGCGCTCAACGAGCAGTTCGCGGTGGTCGGCTGGAAGGTCGTCGAACTGCCGCCGTCGGAGCAGCGCACCCGGAACCTCACCGAACTCGTCCGCACGACGGAGCTCAGCAACACCGGCGTCGTCGACACCTGCTGGGTGGTCGAGGACGGTTCCTGA
- a CDS encoding AI-2E family transporter, with protein sequence MADDTPKTWWGRFLPEATTPVREPELSGSSSVPRGMRVAAAWSWRILLVAAVVALLVFLVVQLRLIVIPLLIAVLVSALLKPVVDVLVRHRWPKGLAIALAMVGTLSVVSGLIFLAISQITSQFASVQARTMTAYGDFKAFLLASPLHVTEAQLNDFIAQAFDSLQQDGQVLLSGALSIGSTLGHVATGVFLTLFCLLFMLIDGRTIWRWTVRVFPQRARPAVDSAGRAGWRTLGNYVRTQILVASIDAVGIGLGAFILGVPLAIPVAVLVFLGSFVPIVGAVVTGAVAVFLALVYNGPLIALLMLGVVLLVQQLEGHVLQPLIMGTAVKVHPLAVVLAVAGGTLVAGIPGALFAVPVVAVINVMVHTIASGTWRTGGTAPPEPDADGAIWQTVPSPRRIRPGSRSSHEPKDRPADQEPQHPSDDLPATPSPESPGPRTP encoded by the coding sequence ATGGCGGACGACACTCCGAAGACCTGGTGGGGACGTTTCCTTCCCGAAGCGACAACGCCCGTGCGCGAACCCGAGCTGAGCGGCTCGAGCAGTGTTCCGCGCGGCATGCGCGTGGCCGCAGCATGGTCCTGGCGGATCCTCCTGGTCGCCGCGGTCGTCGCACTGCTCGTCTTCCTCGTCGTGCAGCTCCGCCTCATCGTCATCCCGCTGCTCATCGCCGTCCTCGTCTCGGCGCTGCTGAAGCCCGTCGTCGACGTCCTGGTGCGGCATCGCTGGCCGAAGGGCCTCGCCATCGCGCTCGCGATGGTCGGCACGCTCTCCGTGGTCAGCGGACTGATCTTCCTCGCCATCTCGCAGATCACCTCGCAGTTCGCTTCCGTGCAGGCCCGCACCATGACCGCCTACGGCGACTTCAAGGCCTTCCTGCTCGCCAGTCCGTTGCACGTGACCGAGGCGCAGCTCAACGACTTCATCGCCCAGGCCTTCGACTCGCTCCAACAGGACGGCCAGGTGCTCCTCTCCGGCGCGCTGTCGATCGGTTCGACGCTCGGCCACGTCGCCACGGGCGTCTTCCTGACCCTCTTCTGCCTGCTGTTCATGCTCATCGACGGTCGGACGATCTGGCGCTGGACGGTACGCGTCTTCCCGCAGCGGGCACGTCCCGCCGTCGACAGCGCGGGCCGCGCGGGCTGGCGGACGCTCGGCAACTACGTGCGCACGCAGATCCTCGTGGCCTCGATCGACGCGGTCGGCATCGGCCTCGGCGCGTTCATCCTCGGGGTCCCCCTCGCCATCCCGGTCGCCGTGCTCGTCTTCCTGGGTTCGTTCGTGCCGATCGTCGGCGCCGTCGTCACCGGGGCCGTCGCGGTGTTCCTCGCACTCGTCTACAACGGACCGTTGATCGCCCTGCTGATGCTGGGTGTCGTCCTCCTCGTGCAGCAGCTCGAAGGGCATGTCCTCCAGCCACTGATCATGGGCACCGCGGTGAAGGTGCACCCCCTGGCCGTGGTGCTCGCGGTGGCCGGCGGCACGCTCGTCGCGGGCATCCCCGGCGCGTTGTTCGCCGTACCCGTGGTGGCCGTGATCAACGTGATGGTCCACACCATCGCCAGCGGCACCTGGCGGACCGGCGGCACCGCTCCACCGGAGCCGGACGCCGACGGCGCCATCTGGCAGACCGTCCCGAGCCCCAGGCGAATCCGTCCGGGCTCCCGCTCGTCCCACGAGCCCAAGGATCGCCCAGCCGATCAGGAGCCCCAGCACCCCAGCGACGACCTCCCAGCGACCCCGTCCCCAGAAAGTCCAGGACCCCGCACACCATGA
- a CDS encoding isoprenyl transferase, translating to MTRHSAPVDGFLYGLYARRLRKTFSPQTLPHHVAMIIDGNRRWAKQLGYETAAHGHRAGAAKMREFLTWCDDLGIGVVTLYLLSSDNLVNRAPDELDDLVDIIADLAEGLSHYRDWRVKHVGSSAGLPESLRTALESAEERTADRAGMHINLAVGYGGRTEIVDAMRAIVAKHHLEGRSLEDLAALLTPDLIGEHLYTGGQPDPDLVIRTSGEQRMSDFMLWQSAHSEFYFVEALGPDLREVDFLRALRDFSRRQRRFGG from the coding sequence ATGACGAGGCATTCCGCACCGGTGGACGGCTTCCTGTACGGCCTCTACGCGAGACGCCTGCGGAAGACGTTCAGTCCGCAGACACTGCCGCACCATGTCGCGATGATCATCGACGGCAACCGGCGGTGGGCCAAGCAGCTCGGCTACGAGACGGCGGCCCACGGTCACCGCGCCGGTGCAGCGAAGATGCGCGAGTTCCTCACCTGGTGCGACGACCTCGGCATCGGTGTCGTCACCCTGTACCTGCTCTCGAGCGACAACCTCGTGAACCGGGCCCCGGACGAACTCGACGACCTCGTCGACATCATCGCCGATCTGGCCGAGGGACTGTCCCACTACCGCGACTGGCGGGTGAAGCACGTCGGGTCGAGCGCGGGGCTCCCCGAATCGCTGCGCACCGCGCTCGAGAGCGCCGAGGAGCGCACCGCCGATCGCGCGGGGATGCACATCAACCTCGCCGTCGGGTACGGCGGACGGACGGAGATCGTCGACGCCATGCGGGCGATCGTCGCCAAGCACCACCTCGAGGGCAGAAGTCTCGAGGACCTCGCTGCCCTGCTCACCCCCGACCTCATCGGTGAGCACCTCTACACGGGTGGCCAGCCCGACCCGGACCTCGTGATCCGCACGAGCGGGGAGCAGCGGATGAGCGACTTCATGCTGTGGCAGAGCGCGCACAGTGAGTTCTACTTCGTCGAGGCGCTCGGTCCCGACCTCCGAGAGGTCGACTTCCTGCGTGCCCTCCGCGACTTCTCCAGGCGGCAGCGGCGGTTCGGCGGATGA
- a CDS encoding hemolysin III family protein, translating to MTTGEPELPNLPLLEVAAVDAATPDEVKPSWRGWLHAGIFPISIIAGIVLVTLAQGAAAKWSSTVFVLTSMLLFGNSALYHRFSWRPRVKLLLKRIDHANIFLLIAGTYTPLAVLALPPEQGTLLLVLVWGGALLGIGFRVFWIGAPRWLYVPLYLALGWGAVAYLGEIANSNVATMVLIATGGLFYTVGAIMYAMKRPNPWPGRFGFHELFHLCTVLAFLCHWSGILLIAIDPVYHR from the coding sequence ATGACGACCGGAGAGCCCGAGCTGCCGAACCTGCCCTTGCTCGAGGTCGCCGCCGTCGACGCCGCCACACCGGACGAGGTCAAACCGAGCTGGCGCGGCTGGCTCCACGCCGGGATCTTCCCCATCTCCATCATCGCCGGGATCGTGCTCGTGACGCTGGCGCAGGGTGCTGCGGCGAAGTGGAGTTCGACGGTGTTCGTGCTCACGTCGATGCTGTTGTTCGGCAACTCGGCGTTGTACCACCGGTTCTCCTGGCGGCCCCGCGTGAAGCTGCTCCTCAAGCGGATCGACCACGCCAACATCTTCCTGCTGATCGCCGGTACCTACACCCCGCTCGCGGTCCTCGCCCTCCCTCCGGAGCAGGGAACGCTCCTGCTCGTCCTCGTGTGGGGTGGCGCGCTCCTCGGCATCGGGTTCCGAGTGTTCTGGATCGGTGCTCCGCGCTGGCTCTACGTCCCGCTCTACCTCGCGCTCGGGTGGGGCGCAGTCGCCTACCTCGGCGAGATCGCGAACAGCAACGTCGCGACGATGGTGCTCATCGCGACCGGCGGGCTGTTCTACACGGTCGGGGCGATCATGTACGCCATGAAGCGGCCGAACCCCTGGCCCGGGCGGTTCGGGTTCCACGAACTGTTCCACCTGTGCACGGTGCTCGCGTTCCTGTGCCACTGGAGCGGCATCCTGCTGATCGCGATCGACCCGGTGTACCACCGCTGA
- the ilvA gene encoding threonine ammonia-lyase, which translates to MTDSTTTAPVIPGPSLAAFERARDTLVGTVQRTPMESSRYLADVLGVPVHLKCENLQRTGSYKIRGAYNRMSSLTPEERARGVVAASAGNHAQGVAFAARELGIAATIFMPVGVPLPKLAATRDYGAHVILRGHTVAEPLIAAAEFAAETGAILIPPFDHPDVITGQGTLGLEILEEVPDVETVIVPIGGGGLISGVAGVMKQRAALEGRTIRVIGVQAANAAAYPVSLEAGTPTTITVQPTIADGIAVARPGELNFQMISALVDEVVTVSEDDLARAIVVLLERAKLVVEPAGAAGVAAILAGKIEPTGTTVTILSGGNIDPLLLQRVVSHGLAASDRYLTLRIPLPDRPGQLARTAELVAQANANVIEVLHTRHGHGLQISDVELELSIETRGPDHRDLVVQTLREAGYDPQIVDD; encoded by the coding sequence ATGACCGATTCAACGACCACCGCACCTGTGATCCCCGGCCCGTCGCTCGCCGCGTTCGAGCGTGCCAGGGACACCCTCGTCGGCACCGTCCAACGCACCCCGATGGAGAGCTCCCGCTACCTCGCCGACGTCCTCGGCGTCCCGGTGCATCTGAAGTGCGAGAACCTCCAGCGCACCGGCTCCTACAAGATCCGTGGCGCGTACAACCGCATGTCGAGCCTGACGCCGGAGGAACGCGCTCGGGGCGTGGTCGCGGCCTCCGCCGGCAACCACGCGCAGGGAGTCGCATTCGCCGCGCGCGAGCTCGGCATCGCCGCGACCATCTTCATGCCGGTCGGGGTCCCGCTGCCCAAGCTCGCCGCCACCCGCGACTACGGTGCCCACGTCATCCTGCGCGGCCACACGGTCGCCGAACCGCTCATCGCCGCCGCCGAGTTCGCCGCGGAGACGGGTGCGATCCTCATCCCGCCGTTCGACCACCCCGACGTCATCACGGGGCAGGGCACGCTCGGCCTCGAGATCCTCGAGGAGGTGCCCGACGTCGAGACGGTCATCGTCCCGATCGGCGGCGGCGGCCTCATCTCCGGCGTGGCCGGCGTCATGAAGCAGCGGGCGGCCCTGGAAGGTCGCACCATCCGGGTGATCGGCGTGCAGGCGGCCAACGCCGCCGCGTACCCGGTGTCCCTGGAGGCGGGCACGCCGACGACCATCACCGTGCAGCCGACGATCGCCGACGGCATCGCCGTGGCCCGTCCCGGCGAGTTGAACTTCCAGATGATCAGCGCGCTCGTCGACGAGGTCGTCACCGTCTCCGAGGACGACCTGGCCCGTGCGATCGTCGTCCTCCTCGAACGCGCGAAACTCGTCGTCGAGCCGGCCGGGGCGGCCGGGGTCGCGGCGATCCTGGCCGGCAAGATCGAGCCGACCGGGACGACGGTCACGATCCTCTCGGGTGGGAACATCGACCCGCTCCTGTTGCAGCGGGTGGTGAGCCACGGGCTCGCCGCCTCTGACCGCTACCTGACCCTCCGCATCCCACTGCCCGACCGTCCCGGACAGCTCGCGCGGACGGCCGAACTCGTGGCGCAGGCGAACGCCAACGTCATCGAGGTGCTCCACACCCGGCACGGCCACGGACTCCAGATCAGCGACGTCGAGCTCGAGCTCAGCATCGAGACACGCGGCCCCGACCACCGCGACCTGGTGGTGCAGACCCTCCGTGAGGCGGGCTACGACCCGCAGATCGTCGACGACTGA
- a CDS encoding aminotransferase class V-fold PLP-dependent enzyme: protein MNRNPDEQTADPGDADDRLSAFQGDFGEDTGYLNYGSVGPLSRSAGAEAARWNEVLGQAAFGGLVDVDATDARMRAAVGALTGFRSDQIVAQPNTSQGLVHTMFGLRGVVLLSAAEYPSLPLAAERASQHRGVLTPRWLETDRGHVTPDRIRAQLDDEVTAVAVSLVDYRTGFLADLHAIREVIGDRLLIVDAIQGFGVVDAPFEAADVVASGGQKWMRAGWGTGFLAMSDRALDRLEPVLSGVTGTDEPWPFSATPEPSRTASAYSITRADPLAAARFGASLEATLAVGTPVVQSTIAGLVSEVIELADEFGIPVLTSRDERERAGIVALEPEEAVLETLSTSLANHGVTATTRGTTVRLSVHAGTTRETLELLRGALVSFATAASY from the coding sequence ATGAACCGGAACCCCGACGAGCAGACCGCGGACCCGGGTGACGCCGACGACCGTCTGTCCGCCTTCCAGGGCGACTTCGGCGAGGACACCGGCTACCTCAACTACGGCAGCGTCGGGCCGCTGTCCCGGAGCGCCGGAGCCGAGGCCGCCCGGTGGAACGAGGTGCTCGGTCAGGCGGCGTTCGGCGGGCTCGTCGACGTCGACGCGACGGACGCGCGGATGCGCGCCGCCGTCGGTGCGCTCACGGGGTTCCGGTCCGATCAGATCGTCGCCCAGCCGAACACCTCGCAGGGCCTCGTCCACACGATGTTCGGCCTGCGCGGCGTCGTCCTCCTCTCTGCGGCCGAGTACCCCTCGCTCCCGTTGGCGGCTGAGCGGGCGTCGCAGCACCGGGGCGTCCTCACCCCGCGCTGGTTGGAGACCGATCGCGGCCACGTGACCCCGGACCGCATCCGCGCGCAGCTCGACGACGAGGTGACCGCGGTCGCCGTCAGCCTCGTCGACTACCGGACGGGGTTCCTGGCCGACCTGCACGCGATCCGCGAGGTGATCGGGGACCGTCTGCTGATCGTCGACGCCATCCAGGGCTTCGGCGTCGTCGACGCGCCGTTCGAGGCGGCCGACGTCGTCGCCAGCGGCGGACAGAAGTGGATGCGGGCCGGGTGGGGCACCGGGTTCCTCGCCATGAGCGATCGGGCCCTGGACCGTCTCGAGCCCGTCCTCTCCGGGGTCACCGGAACGGACGAACCCTGGCCGTTCAGCGCGACCCCGGAACCGAGCCGGACTGCGAGCGCGTACTCGATCACCCGGGCCGACCCCCTCGCGGCTGCACGCTTCGGCGCATCCCTGGAGGCCACCCTGGCCGTGGGCACACCGGTCGTCCAGAGCACGATCGCCGGACTCGTGAGCGAGGTCATCGAGCTGGCCGACGAGTTCGGCATCCCCGTGCTCACCTCGCGCGACGAGCGTGAACGAGCCGGGATCGTCGCGTTGGAGCCCGAGGAGGCGGTCCTCGAGACCCTGTCGACGTCGCTGGCGAACCACGGCGTCACCGCGACCACGCGCGGCACGACCGTGCGGCTCAGCGTGCACGCCGGCACCACGCGCGAGACGCTGGAGCTGCTCCGCGGGGCACTGGTGTCGTTCGCGACCGCGGCGAGCTACTGA
- the mca gene encoding mycothiol conjugate amidase Mca: MTMRLLAVHAHPDDESSKGAATLAYYRSLGAEVMVVSCTGGERGDLQNPGLADVAMIERDLPGYRRLEMAAAQEILDIEHRWLGYQDSGMARDDGTVPPASFADIPLEVSTGVLVRIVRSFRPQVIVTYDENGGYPHPDHIRCHEVSVAAFDAAADADRYPEAGEPWRVDKLYYDRSFSPARLEAVYAYLLEHHPDDPAVERLAEMREWMAGRPDLATTHVRVGDFFEARDDALRAHGSQVPPDSPFFFWPNDVLRAAWPFEDYQLVTSHVASATPESELFDGVDTSEGTA; this comes from the coding sequence ATGACCATGAGACTGCTCGCGGTGCACGCCCACCCCGACGACGAGTCGAGCAAGGGGGCCGCGACGCTCGCGTACTACCGCAGCCTCGGCGCCGAGGTCATGGTCGTGAGCTGCACAGGAGGCGAACGCGGCGACCTCCAGAACCCCGGACTCGCCGACGTCGCGATGATCGAGCGCGACCTCCCCGGGTACCGCCGCCTCGAGATGGCCGCGGCTCAGGAGATCCTCGACATCGAGCACCGCTGGCTCGGCTACCAGGACAGCGGCATGGCCCGCGACGACGGCACGGTCCCGCCGGCGAGCTTCGCCGACATCCCGCTCGAGGTCTCGACCGGCGTGCTCGTGCGGATCGTCCGGTCGTTCCGTCCGCAGGTCATCGTCACCTACGACGAGAACGGCGGGTATCCGCACCCAGACCACATCCGGTGCCACGAGGTGAGCGTCGCCGCGTTCGACGCCGCGGCCGACGCCGACCGCTACCCGGAGGCCGGCGAGCCCTGGCGCGTGGACAAGCTCTACTACGACCGCTCGTTCAGCCCGGCCAGGCTCGAGGCGGTGTACGCCTATCTCCTCGAGCACCACCCCGACGACCCGGCGGTCGAGCGACTGGCGGAGATGCGCGAGTGGATGGCCGGTCGGCCGGACCTCGCCACGACGCACGTGCGTGTCGGCGACTTCTTCGAGGCACGCGACGACGCGCTCCGGGCCCATGGCAGCCAGGTGCCGCCGGACTCACCGTTCTTCTTCTGGCCGAACGACGTCCTGCGCGCCGCGTGGCCGTTCGAGGACTACCAGCTGGTCACCTCGCACGTCGCGTCGGCCACCCCAGAGTCGGAGCTGTTCGACGGCGTCGACACCAGTGAAGGAACCGCATGA
- a CDS encoding winged helix-turn-helix domain-containing protein, translating to MPAPLSPALARRIALGAQGLGGPPRTSPAGTRTLRSTIDRLGLLQIDSVNVFERSHYLPLFARLGGYDKALLDRLTLAADSPYLEYWAHEAAFIPRESWPLFRWRMEANRAKHAGDDTTWASQNPEMLDWVRALLRAEGPLKASEIEHDANVRRGPWWGWSDVKRALEVLFLYGEVVTAGRDRFERRYALAEQVLPQHLLDVDVARPDAIRALVEQAAAAQGVATLADLADYFRIKPQTAVRLAVDELVDVGVLEPVSVAGWERRGGPQEAWIHRDARRPRRIEGAALLSPFDPVVWFRERALRMFGLHYRIEIYTPEPKRVYGYYVLPVLIDGEIVARVDLKSDRQAGVLRVQSAWFERGHEDDVARGLRPIADDAIAGRLAGLLEQTAHWQGLDAVVVVDRGTLAAPLAHAVGTTLVSRPPA from the coding sequence GTGCCCGCTCCCCTCTCCCCTGCTCTCGCCCGACGGATCGCACTCGGTGCGCAAGGCCTCGGCGGGCCACCGCGCACGTCCCCGGCCGGGACCCGCACGCTCCGCTCCACGATCGACCGACTCGGCCTCCTGCAGATCGACTCCGTCAACGTCTTCGAGCGCAGTCACTACCTCCCGCTCTTCGCGCGGCTGGGCGGGTACGACAAGGCCCTCCTCGACCGCCTGACCCTCGCGGCCGACTCGCCCTATCTGGAGTACTGGGCGCACGAGGCGGCGTTCATCCCCCGCGAGTCGTGGCCGTTGTTCCGTTGGCGGATGGAGGCGAACCGCGCGAAGCATGCGGGCGACGACACCACCTGGGCGAGCCAGAACCCGGAGATGTTGGACTGGGTGCGAGCCCTGCTGCGCGCCGAGGGGCCGTTGAAGGCGAGCGAGATCGAACACGACGCGAACGTCCGACGCGGACCCTGGTGGGGATGGTCCGACGTGAAGCGGGCGTTGGAGGTGCTGTTCCTCTACGGCGAGGTCGTCACGGCCGGTCGCGATCGATTCGAGCGCCGGTACGCGCTCGCCGAGCAGGTGCTGCCGCAGCACCTCCTCGACGTGGACGTCGCCCGGCCCGACGCGATCCGCGCGCTCGTCGAACAGGCCGCGGCGGCGCAGGGCGTCGCGACCCTCGCCGACCTGGCGGACTACTTCCGGATCAAGCCGCAGACCGCGGTCCGCCTTGCGGTCGACGAGCTCGTGGACGTCGGCGTCCTCGAGCCGGTCTCCGTCGCCGGTTGGGAACGACGCGGCGGGCCGCAGGAGGCCTGGATCCACCGCGACGCCCGACGACCGCGACGCATCGAGGGGGCTGCGCTCCTCAGCCCGTTCGACCCGGTCGTCTGGTTCCGCGAACGCGCACTGAGGATGTTCGGACTCCACTACCGGATCGAGATCTACACGCCGGAGCCCAAGCGCGTCTACGGGTACTACGTCCTGCCGGTCCTGATCGACGGCGAGATCGTCGCGCGCGTCGATCTGAAGAGCGACCGCCAGGCGGGGGTCCTCCGTGTCCAGTCCGCGTGGTTCGAGCGTGGGCATGAGGATGACGTCGCCCGGGGGCTCCGTCCCATCGCCGACGACGCGATCGCGGGGCGCCTCGCGGGGTTGCTCGAGCAGACGGCCCACTGGCAGGGACTCGACGCCGTGGTCGTCGTCGATCGAGGGACGCTCGCGGCTCCCCTGGCCCATGCGGTCGGCACCACGCTCGTCTCCCGTCCACCCGCGTAG
- the greA gene encoding transcription elongation factor GreA, whose protein sequence is MSEQIQETFLTQQAFDRLQAELEHLSTTGREEIAKRIEAAREEGDLKENGGYHAAKDEQGKQEARIRTLTQMLRDAKVSEAPESNGVVESGTVISAVVAGGEERFLLGSREIAGNTDLDVYSEGSPLGAAILGLKIGETTTYEAPNGKEITVSITAVETYTGS, encoded by the coding sequence GTGTCCGAGCAGATCCAGGAGACGTTCCTCACCCAGCAGGCCTTCGACCGGCTGCAGGCAGAACTCGAGCACCTCAGCACCACGGGCCGCGAGGAGATCGCCAAGCGCATCGAAGCGGCTCGCGAGGAGGGCGACCTCAAGGAGAACGGCGGCTACCACGCCGCGAAGGACGAGCAGGGCAAGCAGGAGGCGCGCATCCGCACGCTCACGCAGATGCTGCGCGACGCCAAGGTGAGCGAGGCCCCCGAGTCGAACGGCGTCGTCGAGTCCGGCACCGTCATCAGCGCGGTCGTCGCGGGCGGCGAAGAGCGCTTCCTGCTCGGCAGCCGAGAGATCGCCGGCAACACCGACCTCGATGTCTACAGCGAGGGCAGCCCGCTCGGGGCGGCCATCCTCGGACTGAAGATCGGCGAGACGACCACCTACGAGGCGCCCAACGGCAAGGAGATCACCGTGTCGATCACCGCGGTGGAGACCTACACCGGTTCCTGA
- a CDS encoding PhoH family protein — protein sequence MASRDIQNTSADTETRTASTDTRRRPADRTASGGGQAQAEITYVLDTSVLLSDPKALFRFAEHAVVIPVVVISELEGKRNDPEIGYFARQALRILDELRIEHERLDFPIPVGDGGSLRVELNHSSMAALPSGLQLGDNDSRILAVALNLANDGLAVTVVSKDLPLRVKAASIGLQAEEYRAELAVDSGWTGMSEITLGADDMSVLYEREEGTTPLVEDMPVNTGLVIHSDRGSALGRVTGERSYKLVRGDRDVFGLHGRSAEQRLAIDLLLDPEIGILSLGGRAGTGKSALALCAGLEAVLERQAHKKIMVFRPLYAVGGQELGYLPGDQGEKMNPWGQAIFDTLGAVVSQNVLDEVVERGILEVLPLTHIRGRSLHDAFVIVDEAQSLERNVLLTVLSRIGQNSRVVLTHDVAQRDNLRVGRHDGVASVIETLKGHPLFAHVTLTRSERSAIAALVTEMLEGNELA from the coding sequence GTGGCCTCGCGAGACATCCAGAACACGTCAGCCGACACCGAGACGCGGACCGCGTCGACGGACACACGCCGACGACCCGCAGACCGCACGGCGAGCGGAGGTGGTCAGGCGCAGGCCGAGATCACCTACGTGCTCGACACCTCCGTGCTGCTGTCGGACCCGAAGGCGCTCTTCCGCTTCGCCGAGCACGCCGTCGTCATCCCGGTCGTGGTCATCAGCGAGCTGGAGGGCAAGCGCAACGACCCGGAGATCGGGTACTTCGCGCGTCAGGCGCTCCGCATCCTCGACGAGCTGCGGATCGAGCACGAGCGGCTCGACTTCCCGATCCCCGTCGGTGACGGCGGGTCGTTGCGCGTCGAGCTCAACCACTCGAGCATGGCGGCTCTGCCGTCGGGGCTCCAGCTGGGCGACAACGACTCACGCATCCTCGCGGTGGCCCTGAACCTCGCCAACGACGGCCTGGCCGTCACGGTCGTCTCCAAAGACCTGCCGCTCCGGGTCAAGGCGGCGTCCATCGGCCTGCAGGCGGAGGAGTACCGCGCGGAGTTGGCGGTCGACTCCGGTTGGACGGGGATGTCCGAGATCACCCTCGGCGCCGACGACATGAGCGTCCTGTACGAGCGCGAGGAGGGGACCACCCCGCTCGTCGAGGACATGCCCGTCAACACCGGACTCGTCATCCACTCGGATCGCGGGTCGGCGCTCGGGCGGGTGACCGGCGAGCGCAGCTACAAGCTCGTCCGGGGCGACCGCGACGTCTTCGGCCTCCACGGTCGCTCGGCCGAGCAGCGCCTCGCGATCGACCTGTTGCTCGACCCCGAGATCGGGATCCTGTCGCTGGGAGGTCGAGCAGGGACGGGGAAGTCCGCGCTCGCCCTCTGCGCGGGTCTCGAAGCGGTCCTCGAACGCCAGGCGCACAAGAAGATCATGGTGTTCCGCCCGCTGTACGCGGTCGGTGGTCAGGAGCTCGGGTACCTGCCCGGCGACCAGGGCGAGAAGATGAACCCCTGGGGACAGGCCATCTTCGACACCCTCGGCGCCGTCGTGTCGCAGAACGTCCTGGACGAGGTCGTGGAGCGGGGCATCCTCGAGGTGCTCCCGCTGACCCACATCCGTGGTCGATCGCTGCACGACGCATTCGTGATCGTCGACGAGGCGCAGTCGCTCGAGCGCAACGTCCTGCTGACGGTGCTCAGCCGGATCGGGCAGAACTCCCGGGTGGTGCTCACGCACGACGTCGCGCAGCGCGACAACCTCCGGGTCGGGCGCCACGACGGGGTCGCGTCGGTGATCGAGACGCTCAAGGGACACCCGCTGTTCGCCCACGTGACGCTGACGCGCTCCGAGCGCTCGGCGATCGCGGCGCTGGTCACGGAGATGCTCGAGGGCAACGAGCTCGCCTAG
- a CDS encoding M48 family metalloprotease, whose amino-acid sequence MYRAIARNKRNTVLIFIVFLAIIGGLGWLAGYLYQNLTITIIVLVVAVVYACIQYFFAGRQAIAMTGAQRIELADHPRLYRIVENLAITTGTPMPEVYLIVDPAPNAFATGRDPEHAMVAATTGLLEILNDAELEGVMAHELGHVRNYDIRVSMVVFGLVVAIGFLSDMLLRMTIWGGGNRNNNNGGNPVMLVIGIVAMLVAPLLATLVQLSISRQREYLADATGALTTRHPEALASALGKLAAYGRPMAKQNSSMAHLWIADPLKPGAVARLFSTHPPLVERIKRLSTIGDGF is encoded by the coding sequence GTGTACCGAGCGATCGCGCGGAACAAGCGCAACACCGTCCTGATCTTCATCGTCTTCCTGGCGATCATCGGCGGGCTCGGGTGGCTGGCCGGATACCTGTACCAGAACCTCACGATCACGATCATCGTCCTAGTCGTCGCCGTCGTGTACGCCTGTATCCAGTACTTCTTCGCCGGCCGCCAGGCGATCGCGATGACGGGCGCGCAACGCATCGAGCTCGCCGACCACCCGCGTCTGTACCGCATCGTCGAGAACCTCGCGATCACCACCGGTACACCGATGCCCGAGGTCTACCTCATCGTCGATCCGGCGCCGAACGCCTTCGCGACGGGACGCGATCCGGAGCACGCCATGGTGGCCGCGACCACCGGCCTCCTCGAGATCCTCAACGACGCTGAGCTCGAGGGCGTCATGGCGCACGAACTCGGCCACGTCCGCAACTACGACATCCGCGTCTCGATGGTCGTCTTCGGGCTCGTGGTCGCGATCGGGTTCCTCTCGGACATGCTCCTCCGGATGACGATCTGGGGCGGCGGCAACCGCAACAACAACAACGGCGGCAACCCCGTCATGCTCGTCATCGGGATCGTCGCCATGCTGGTGGCGCCATTGCTCGCGACGCTCGTCCAGTTGTCCATCTCGCGGCAGCGCGAGTACCTCGCGGATGCGACGGGCGCGCTCACCACCCGCCACCCGGAGGCCCTCGCGAGTGCGCTCGGCAAGCTGGCCGCCTACGGTCGACCCATGGCGAAGCAGAACTCGTCCATGGCGCACCTGTGGATCGCCGACCCGCTGAAGCCAGGGGCCGTGGCCCGACTCTTCAGCACGCACCCGCCGCTCGTCGAGCGCATCAAGCGACTCAGCACCATCGGCGACGGGTTCTAA